One window from the genome of Rhodopseudomonas sp. P2A-2r encodes:
- a CDS encoding response regulator transcription factor, which translates to MRLLVVEDDPDLNRQLTTALVDAGYVVDRAFDGEEGHFLGDSEPYDAVVLDIGLPKMDGISVLEAWRRNGRAMPVLILTARDRWSDKVQGFDAGADDYVAKPFHLEEVLARIRALLRRTAGHAQSELTCGPVSLDTRTGRVSVNGNPIKMTSHEYRLLAYLMHHTGRVISRTELVEHLYDQDFDRDSNTIEVFVGRIRKKLDVDIIQTVRGLGYLLTPPTDAR; encoded by the coding sequence GTGCGTCTGCTCGTCGTCGAAGATGATCCCGATCTCAATCGCCAGCTCACCACAGCGCTGGTCGATGCCGGCTATGTCGTTGACCGCGCCTTCGATGGCGAGGAGGGGCATTTCCTCGGCGACAGCGAGCCCTATGACGCCGTGGTGCTGGACATCGGCCTGCCCAAGATGGACGGCATCTCGGTGCTGGAAGCCTGGCGCCGCAACGGTCGCGCCATGCCGGTGCTGATCCTCACCGCGCGCGATCGCTGGAGCGACAAGGTGCAGGGCTTCGATGCCGGCGCCGACGATTATGTGGCGAAGCCGTTTCACCTCGAGGAAGTGCTGGCACGGATCCGCGCGCTGCTGCGGCGCACGGCGGGGCACGCCCAGAGTGAACTGACCTGCGGTCCGGTGTCGCTGGACACCCGCACCGGGCGCGTCAGCGTCAACGGCAATCCGATCAAGATGACCTCCCACGAATATCGCCTGCTGGCCTATCTGATGCACCACACCGGCCGGGTGATCTCGCGCACCGAACTGGTCGAGCATCTCTACGACCAGGATTTCGATCGCGACAGCAATACCATCGAGGTGTTCGTCGGCCGCATCCGCAAGAAGCTGGACGTCGACATCATCCAGACCGTGCGCGGGCTGGGCTACCTGCTCACGCCACCCACCGATGCGCGCTAG
- a CDS encoding GntR family transcriptional regulator, whose translation MNAARTAGSVPTTLSTTLVARLRDSIMRGELLPGSKLNLDRLRAAFGVSLSPLREALCRLENDGLVALIDQRGYRVTPVSPGNLAEIIRLRVELEGLAVKESIAHGDVAWEGRVLGTLHQLSRCKRGPRSIDEQEAWETAHRAFHAELISACQMPLLMQFCATLHDQSDRYRRIFLKKHQPDRDVPAEHTAIAHAMIERRTRDATRILREHIERTGRNIQAALSVA comes from the coding sequence ATGAACGCCGCACGTACCGCCGGTTCCGTGCCGACCACGCTCTCGACCACGCTGGTCGCGCGCCTGCGCGACTCCATCATGCGGGGCGAGCTGCTGCCCGGCAGCAAGCTCAATCTCGACCGTCTGCGGGCCGCCTTCGGCGTCAGCCTCAGCCCGCTGCGCGAAGCGCTGTGCCGACTCGAGAATGACGGCCTGGTGGCGCTGATCGACCAGCGCGGCTACCGGGTGACGCCGGTCTCGCCCGGCAATCTGGCGGAAATCATCCGGCTGCGCGTCGAGCTCGAAGGTCTCGCGGTGAAGGAAAGTATCGCGCACGGCGACGTCGCCTGGGAAGGTCGCGTGCTCGGCACATTGCACCAACTCAGTCGCTGCAAGCGCGGGCCGCGTTCCATCGACGAGCAGGAAGCCTGGGAGACCGCCCATCGCGCATTTCATGCCGAGCTGATCTCGGCGTGCCAGATGCCGTTGCTAATGCAGTTCTGCGCCACCCTGCACGACCAGAGCGACCGCTATCGGCGCATCTTTCTGAAGAAGCACCAGCCCGATCGCGACGTTCCGGCCGAACACACCGCGATCGCCCATGCGATGATCGAGCGGCGCACGCGCGACGCCACGCGGATCCTGCGCGAACATATCGAGCGCACCGGCCGCAACATCCAGGCTGCATTGTCGGTGGCGTGA
- a CDS encoding Crp/Fnr family transcriptional regulator — protein sequence MRTWLEDIKPLAGLEPATRKALAAIVPAKVPQGTVLFRPGDVAPGFLVVLSGRVEVYLIGRSGREMLLYDVVAGQTCIQTTLCVLGEHSYTGEAVAQTDTSFVMIPKNIFAGLMNSSQAFRGFVFGAFGDRLKDVVSVLEKVSFVRLESRLAAELLRRAGSDDIALTTHRDLATAIGSVREVVSRRLEDLQKAGLVQLTRGKVTLIDRPALARVGGDAALT from the coding sequence ATGCGAACGTGGCTCGAAGACATCAAACCGCTGGCCGGCCTCGAGCCGGCAACGCGCAAGGCGCTGGCGGCCATTGTCCCCGCCAAGGTGCCCCAGGGCACCGTGCTGTTCCGGCCTGGCGACGTGGCGCCGGGATTTCTGGTGGTGCTCAGTGGCCGTGTCGAGGTCTATCTGATCGGCCGGTCGGGCCGCGAGATGCTGCTATATGATGTCGTTGCCGGGCAGACCTGCATCCAGACCACGTTGTGCGTGCTCGGCGAGCATTCCTATACCGGCGAGGCGGTCGCGCAAACCGATACGTCGTTCGTGATGATTCCGAAGAATATCTTCGCCGGCCTGATGAACAGCTCGCAGGCGTTCCGCGGCTTCGTCTTCGGCGCCTTCGGCGATCGCCTCAAGGATGTCGTCTCCGTTCTGGAGAAGGTGTCGTTCGTCCGGCTGGAATCGCGGCTAGCTGCCGAACTGCTGCGCCGCGCCGGCAGCGACGATATCGCGCTGACGACGCATCGCGATCTGGCCACCGCGATCGGATCGGTCAGGGAAGTTGTCTCGCGTCGTCTCGAAGACCTGCAGAAGGCCGGGCTGGTCCAGCTTACCCGCGGCAAGGTCACGCTGATCGATCGCCCGGCGCTGGCGCGGGTCGGGGGCGATGCGGCCCTGACCTGA
- a CDS encoding type II toxin-antitoxin system Phd/YefM family antitoxin, with protein sequence MRTVTATAFARNFAEIQHEVHRETVAVTSHNRVTGYFVSPEDFAEFEALKEKARKSLIVGKLPSDRVDALKTAHMDERHDALNALMQD encoded by the coding sequence ATGCGCACGGTCACAGCCACCGCCTTTGCTCGCAATTTTGCAGAGATTCAGCACGAAGTGCATCGCGAAACGGTGGCTGTCACCAGCCATAATCGGGTGACTGGCTATTTTGTATCGCCGGAAGATTTCGCAGAATTCGAAGCCCTGAAAGAGAAGGCGCGCAAATCTCTGATCGTCGGAAAACTCCCGAGCGATAGAGTCGATGCGCTCAAGACCGCGCATATGGACGAACGTCACGATGCGTTGAATGCCCTGATGCAAGACTAG
- the ccmI gene encoding c-type cytochrome biogenesis protein CcmI, translating to MTLWFVFALMTAAAIFAVLWPLGRATAGKAGGSESAVYKDQLVEIGRDAAAGLIAAPEAEAARVEIGRRLLAATDAEQDVPAKASPRFRRAVAVLALVGLPALAMAFYLPLGSPRFPDFPLAERARAPSASDPMDNLVAQVQKHLEQNPTDGRGWNVLAPVLAKLGRFDDAVVAFRNAITYGGDTAARRADLGEAIAAAANGIITADAKAEFDRAVALDANEAKARFFLGLAAEQDGRMADAAAVWRDMLAKAPADAPWRSVVQAALARVGGPALPALSDDTIAAAQGMGAGDRNAMVQSMVDRLATRLKNDGNDVEGWLRLVRAYMVLGDRDKAKQAVADARQAVGSDSERLRQLNDGLKSAGLDG from the coding sequence ATGACGTTGTGGTTTGTGTTCGCGCTGATGACTGCCGCAGCGATTTTCGCTGTGCTGTGGCCGCTTGGCCGCGCCACCGCGGGCAAGGCCGGCGGCAGCGAATCCGCCGTCTACAAGGATCAGCTCGTCGAGATCGGCCGCGACGCGGCCGCAGGCCTGATCGCGGCGCCGGAGGCCGAAGCCGCCCGGGTCGAGATCGGCCGCCGGTTGCTGGCTGCCACCGACGCCGAGCAGGATGTGCCGGCAAAGGCCAGCCCGCGGTTCCGCCGCGCCGTCGCGGTGCTGGCGCTGGTCGGCCTTCCGGCGCTGGCCATGGCCTTCTACCTGCCGCTCGGGTCGCCGCGCTTTCCCGATTTTCCGCTGGCCGAACGCGCCCGCGCGCCTAGCGCCTCGGACCCGATGGATAATCTGGTCGCGCAGGTGCAGAAGCATCTGGAGCAGAACCCCACCGATGGCCGCGGCTGGAACGTGCTGGCACCGGTGCTGGCCAAGCTCGGCCGCTTCGACGATGCGGTCGTCGCGTTCCGCAATGCCATCACCTATGGCGGCGACACCGCGGCGCGTCGCGCCGACCTCGGCGAGGCCATTGCCGCTGCGGCCAATGGTATCATCACTGCGGATGCCAAGGCAGAGTTCGATCGCGCCGTGGCGCTCGATGCGAACGAGGCGAAGGCGCGCTTCTTCCTCGGCCTCGCCGCCGAGCAGGACGGCCGCATGGCGGATGCCGCGGCGGTCTGGCGCGACATGCTGGCCAAGGCGCCGGCCGACGCGCCGTGGCGCAGCGTGGTGCAGGCCGCGCTGGCCCGTGTCGGCGGTCCTGCGCTGCCGGCGCTGTCCGACGACACCATTGCTGCCGCGCAGGGCATGGGCGCGGGCGACCGCAACGCCATGGTGCAGAGCATGGTCGACCGCCTCGCGACGCGGTTGAAGAATGACGGCAACGATGTCGAGGGATGGTTGCGGCTGGTGCGTGCCTATATGGTGCTGGGCGACCGCGACAAGGCGAAGCAGGCGGTGGCGGATGCGCGGCAGGCGGTCGGTTCCGACTCCGAGCGGCTGCGGCAACTCAACGACGGCCTGAAAAGCGCCGGGCTGGACGGGTGA
- a CDS encoding flavodoxin family protein — MAEQKTLVVYYSRTGTTRQIAHALANALYADTEEIVATGNHAGVFGYLRSVIEARRRTSSAIAAVKKDPSAYDLVIVGTPVWAWSLSSPVRAWLAANKEHLPAVAFFCTLGGAGGDKAFGQMQEIAGKPPRATLAVNAADVIADRYAPALASFVTALEPGRRSETTPSKTSTAA, encoded by the coding sequence ATGGCCGAACAAAAAACACTCGTGGTCTATTATTCGCGCACAGGAACGACGCGGCAGATCGCCCACGCGCTGGCCAACGCGCTGTATGCCGACACCGAGGAAATTGTCGCGACCGGAAATCACGCAGGCGTTTTCGGCTATCTTCGTTCCGTCATCGAAGCCCGCCGACGAACATCCTCCGCCATCGCTGCGGTCAAGAAAGATCCATCGGCCTACGATCTCGTTATTGTCGGCACGCCCGTCTGGGCATGGTCGCTGTCGTCGCCGGTCCGCGCCTGGCTGGCTGCGAACAAGGAGCACCTGCCGGCAGTGGCGTTCTTCTGCACCCTCGGCGGCGCCGGCGGCGACAAGGCCTTCGGCCAGATGCAGGAGATCGCCGGCAAACCGCCGCGTGCCACCCTGGCGGTCAACGCGGCCGACGTGATCGCCGACCGCTATGCGCCGGCACTGGCGTCGTTCGTGACGGCTCTCGAACCGGGGCGCCGGTCAGAGACCACGCCATCGAAGACCTCCACCGCGGCATGA
- a CDS encoding sensor histidine kinase yields the protein MRASSLSTRLFISATAWVVVILVITGIVLSSVYRQATERAFDRRLNLYLRTLIAEVGAPDDPQDKDLQSLGEPLFELPLSGWYWEIARTDSDKTETRASRSLWDKKLPLLEDQGVELTPAGIRLGYVEGPEGQKLRMVERPVDLGADGKYRVSVAGDATEIVEETRTFDYYLGGTFLALAIVLGLTTIFQVRFGLAPLKRISDAIADIRSGRAERLEGEFPVEIAPLARETNAMIDANRAIVERARTHVGNLAHAIKTPLSVIVNEANSHGRDPFAAKVLEQADVMRDQVAHHLERARIAARLTIVGTITEVAPAIEALCRTMEKIHRDRDIAIDVQADAAAQFRGEKQDLEEMAGNLVDNACKWADSRVFIEVLVERQGASDAAPKLRIIVDDDGRGLSAAERATVARRGQRLDETKPGSGLGLSIVTDLAALYGGSLTLGTAPIGGLRAELVLPGV from the coding sequence ATGCGCGCTAGCTCGTTATCGACACGACTGTTTATCTCGGCGACCGCCTGGGTGGTGGTGATCCTGGTGATCACCGGCATCGTGCTGTCGTCGGTCTATCGCCAGGCCACCGAGCGCGCCTTCGACCGCAGGCTCAATCTGTATTTGCGCACCCTGATAGCCGAAGTCGGCGCGCCCGACGATCCGCAGGACAAGGACCTGCAGTCGCTCGGCGAGCCGCTGTTCGAGCTGCCGTTGTCCGGCTGGTACTGGGAAATCGCCCGAACCGATTCCGACAAGACCGAGACCCGCGCCTCGCGCTCGCTGTGGGACAAGAAGCTGCCGCTGCTGGAGGACCAGGGCGTCGAGCTGACTCCGGCCGGCATCCGGCTGGGCTATGTCGAGGGACCGGAAGGCCAGAAGCTGCGCATGGTGGAACGGCCGGTGGATCTCGGCGCCGACGGCAAGTACCGGGTCAGCGTCGCCGGCGACGCCACCGAGATCGTCGAGGAAACCCGCACCTTCGACTATTACCTCGGCGGCACCTTCCTGGCGCTGGCGATCGTGCTCGGCCTCACCACCATCTTCCAGGTACGCTTCGGCCTGGCACCCTTGAAGCGCATTTCCGACGCTATCGCCGACATCCGTTCCGGCCGTGCCGAACGCCTTGAAGGCGAATTCCCGGTGGAGATCGCGCCACTGGCGCGCGAGACCAACGCGATGATCGACGCCAACCGCGCCATCGTCGAGCGCGCCCGCACCCATGTCGGCAATCTCGCCCACGCCATCAAGACGCCGCTGTCGGTGATCGTCAACGAGGCCAACAGTCATGGTCGCGATCCGTTCGCAGCCAAGGTGCTGGAGCAGGCCGACGTGATGCGTGACCAGGTGGCCCATCACCTGGAACGGGCCAGGATCGCCGCGCGCCTGACCATCGTCGGGACGATCACCGAGGTCGCGCCGGCGATCGAGGCGCTGTGCCGGACCATGGAAAAGATCCACCGCGACCGCGACATCGCCATCGACGTGCAAGCTGACGCCGCCGCGCAATTCCGCGGCGAAAAGCAGGATCTCGAGGAGATGGCCGGCAACCTCGTGGACAACGCCTGCAAATGGGCGGATTCCCGCGTCTTCATCGAAGTGCTGGTCGAGCGGCAGGGGGCCAGCGACGCCGCGCCAAAACTGCGCATCATCGTCGACGACGACGGCCGCGGCCTGTCCGCCGCCGAGCGCGCCACCGTGGCCCGGCGCGGCCAGCGCCTCGACGAGACCAAGCCCGGTTCCGGCCTCGGCCTGTCCATCGTCACCGACCTCGCCGCGCTCTATGGCGGCAGCCTGACGTTGGGCACCGCCCCGATCGGCGGGCTACGGGCGGAACTGGTGCTGCCGGGGGTGTGA
- a CDS encoding DUF2892 domain-containing protein, with protein MFKSNVGSIDRVLRIVVGLGVLSLFFLYPDASWRYYSLLGAIPLLTGVMGTCPLYSLVGLSTCPLDRA; from the coding sequence ATGTTCAAGAGCAATGTCGGCAGCATCGATCGGGTCTTGAGAATCGTGGTCGGCCTCGGCGTCCTCAGCCTGTTCTTCCTCTATCCCGACGCCTCATGGCGATATTACAGCCTGCTTGGCGCGATTCCCCTGCTCACCGGCGTGATGGGCACCTGCCCGCTCTATTCGCTGGTCGGGCTCTCCACCTGTCCGCTCGACAGGGCATAA
- a CDS encoding cytochrome c-type biogenesis protein: MNVLRAACVALAMIVASPAAHAVQPDEIMADPAKEARARELSRELRCMVCQNQSIDDSDAPLARDLRLLVRERLAGGDSDSQVLDFLVARYGEFVLLKPRLERHTLLLWLLTPLALGGGGLALWWHYRRREKGTAADGTPPTLSAEEEARVEKLLAGETAETRQA, encoded by the coding sequence GTGAATGTCTTGCGCGCTGCATGCGTCGCCTTGGCGATGATCGTCGCATCGCCGGCCGCCCACGCCGTGCAGCCCGACGAGATCATGGCCGATCCCGCCAAGGAAGCCCGCGCCCGCGAGCTGTCGCGCGAGCTGCGCTGCATGGTCTGCCAGAACCAGTCGATCGACGATTCCGATGCGCCGCTGGCGCGCGACCTGCGGCTGCTGGTGCGCGAGCGGCTGGCCGGCGGCGACAGCGACAGTCAGGTGCTGGACTTCCTGGTCGCGCGCTACGGCGAATTCGTGCTGCTGAAGCCGCGGCTGGAGCGGCACACGCTGCTGCTCTGGCTGCTGACGCCGCTGGCGCTCGGCGGCGGCGGCCTCGCGCTGTGGTGGCACTACCGGCGGCGTGAAAAGGGGACGGCAGCGGACGGCACGCCGCCGACGCTGTCGGCCGAGGAAGAGGCCCGGGTGGAGAAGCTGCTCGCGGGCGAGACGGCAGAGACCAGACAGGCCTAG
- the ccmE gene encoding cytochrome c maturation protein CcmE produces MTRKQRRLTMIGGSLAVLAVAAALVLNAMRDSIVFFSTPTMAAEKHVPVGKRFRLGGLVQPGSLVRGDNLAVTFEVADGGAKLPVAYKGILPDLFREGQGVVAEGALDANGVFKADTVLAKHDENYMPKEVADSLKKQGHWKDDYDKKPGAAGAQGASNTPQSVTDAKQGVLR; encoded by the coding sequence ATGACACGCAAGCAGCGACGGTTGACGATGATTGGCGGCTCGCTGGCGGTGCTGGCGGTGGCGGCGGCATTGGTGCTGAACGCCATGCGCGACTCCATCGTGTTCTTCTCGACGCCGACCATGGCGGCCGAGAAGCACGTTCCCGTCGGCAAGCGTTTCCGGCTCGGCGGACTGGTGCAGCCGGGCTCGCTGGTGCGCGGCGACAATCTCGCGGTGACCTTCGAGGTCGCCGACGGCGGCGCCAAGCTGCCGGTGGCCTACAAGGGAATCCTGCCCGACCTGTTCCGCGAAGGGCAGGGCGTGGTCGCCGAGGGCGCGCTCGATGCCAACGGCGTGTTCAAGGCCGACACCGTGCTGGCCAAGCACGACGAGAACTACATGCCGAAGGAAGTCGCCGACTCCCTGAAGAAGCAGGGCCACTGGAAGGACGACTACGACAAGAAGCCGGGTGCGGCGGGCGCGCAGGGCGCGTCGAACACGCCGCAGAGTGTCACTGACGCAAAACAAGGAGTTTTGCGGTGA
- a CDS encoding RT0821/Lpp0805 family surface protein, which yields MFKFKTALILAAALALAGCDVTSGDGPGPMARAFTGTSTSIKSAIGLSGESASAAVNNAAMGGLIGAKLGPLLNEDDRKLAYEAELAALDNGASGAPVPWRNPASGRYGNIVPGPAYDQKGRQCRGFSHTITVNGALSTARGTACRAPDGGWAAVG from the coding sequence ATGTTCAAGTTCAAGACTGCCCTGATCCTGGCCGCGGCGCTGGCGCTTGCCGGCTGCGACGTCACCTCCGGCGACGGTCCCGGCCCGATGGCGCGGGCGTTCACCGGCACCTCCACCTCCATCAAGTCGGCCATTGGCCTATCCGGGGAAAGCGCTTCGGCGGCGGTGAACAATGCCGCCATGGGCGGGCTGATCGGCGCCAAGCTCGGTCCGCTGCTCAATGAGGACGACCGCAAGCTGGCCTATGAGGCCGAGCTCGCGGCGCTGGACAATGGCGCCTCCGGCGCTCCGGTGCCGTGGCGGAATCCGGCGTCCGGGCGCTACGGCAACATCGTGCCGGGGCCGGCCTATGACCAGAAGGGCCGCCAATGCCGCGGCTTTTCCCACACCATCACCGTCAACGGCGCGCTCAGCACGGCGCGCGGCACTGCCTGCCGGGCTCCCGACGGCGGCTGGGCCGCGGTCGGCTGA
- a CDS encoding 3TM-type holin — translation MDWGDLGKQVIALGAPMLGTAVGGPLGGVAGEILAKAVGSVNLTPAAVQSALPAADPTRLAEAEAQWAEMILAEAETQRTAIAETQATIRAEIASDDVVQRWWRPLYAFELTFECAALWIVLVHEFWTGDIQTINALVGATALLVTYWGFRFGVLGVYVSGRTREKVSAVTGQDAPGAVERLVKAVVKKK, via the coding sequence ATGGATTGGGGAGACCTCGGCAAACAGGTGATTGCGCTCGGCGCGCCGATGCTCGGCACTGCAGTGGGCGGGCCGCTCGGCGGCGTCGCCGGCGAAATCCTCGCCAAGGCGGTCGGCTCCGTCAATTTGACGCCGGCGGCGGTGCAGAGCGCGTTGCCGGCGGCAGACCCGACCAGACTGGCGGAGGCGGAGGCGCAGTGGGCGGAGATGATCCTCGCCGAGGCAGAGACCCAGCGCACGGCGATCGCGGAGACCCAGGCCACCATCCGCGCCGAAATCGCCAGCGACGATGTGGTGCAGCGCTGGTGGCGACCGCTCTATGCCTTCGAGCTGACCTTCGAATGCGCGGCGCTGTGGATCGTGCTGGTGCACGAGTTCTGGACCGGCGACATCCAGACCATCAACGCGCTGGTCGGCGCCACCGCGCTGCTGGTGACCTATTGGGGCTTCCGCTTCGGCGTGCTAGGCGTCTATGTCAGCGGCCGCACCCGCGAAAAGGTCAGCGCCGTCACCGGACAGGATGCGCCGGGCGCGGTCGAGCGGCTGGTGAAGGCGGTTGTGAAGAAAAAGTAA
- a CDS encoding heme lyase CcmF/NrfE family subunit, with the protein MIAEAGHYALVLALALALIQSTVPILGARLHDPALMNVARSTALAQLLFAALSFTALVMLHVNSDFSVANVFENSHSMKPLLYKITGVWGNHEGSMLLWVSILALFGGLVAAFGNNLPLTLRANVLAVQGWIATAFYLFILITSNPFLRLANPPIEGRDLNPVLQDIGLAVHPPMLYLGYVGFSISFSFAVAALIEGRIDAAWARWVRPWTLVAWIFLTLGIAMGSYWAYYELGWGGWWFWDPVENASLMPWLAGTALLHSAVVMEKRNALKVWTILLAILTFSLSLLGTFLVRSGVLTSVHAFATDPTRGVFILLILCIFIGGSLTLYMWRASALKQGGLFAPISREGALVLNNLFLTTACATVFVGTLYPLALEVLTGDKISVGAPFFNLTFGPLFVPLLLAVPFGPLLAWKRGDIKGAAQRLMAAGVAALVAVALLWAWTKGGAALAPLAIGLAVFVIGGAITDLVERTQLFRAPFGTAMRRARGLPRSTWGTAFAHAGVGVALIGIVCETTWNSEYIGTMKPNEVAKIAGYELRLDDVTQRQGPNFREMIATFGVSQGGDKLSVMTPSKRNFTTRQSSTTEAALLSRGFSQLYISLGDTAPDGGIAVRIYHKPMVLLIWFGPVLMAFGGLLSLSDRRLRVGAPKPAKVPRALQAAE; encoded by the coding sequence GTGATCGCCGAAGCCGGACATTACGCGCTGGTGCTGGCGCTGGCGCTGGCGCTGATCCAGTCGACCGTGCCGATCCTCGGCGCGCGGCTGCACGATCCCGCGCTGATGAACGTGGCGCGCTCCACCGCGCTGGCGCAGCTGCTGTTCGCGGCGCTGTCGTTCACGGCGCTGGTGATGCTGCACGTCAACTCGGACTTCTCGGTCGCCAACGTGTTCGAGAACTCGCATTCGATGAAGCCGCTGCTCTACAAGATCACCGGCGTCTGGGGCAATCACGAAGGCTCGATGCTGCTGTGGGTGTCGATCCTGGCGCTGTTTGGCGGGCTGGTCGCGGCATTCGGCAACAACCTGCCGCTGACCTTGCGCGCAAACGTGCTGGCGGTGCAGGGCTGGATCGCCACCGCGTTCTACCTGTTCATACTGATCACCTCGAACCCGTTCCTGCGCCTCGCCAATCCGCCGATCGAGGGCCGCGATCTCAATCCGGTGCTGCAGGACATCGGCCTCGCGGTGCATCCGCCGATGCTCTATCTCGGTTATGTCGGCTTCTCCATCTCGTTCTCCTTCGCCGTCGCTGCTCTGATCGAAGGCCGCATCGATGCCGCCTGGGCGCGCTGGGTGCGGCCGTGGACGCTGGTGGCGTGGATCTTCCTGACGCTGGGCATCGCGATGGGCTCGTACTGGGCGTATTACGAGCTCGGCTGGGGCGGCTGGTGGTTCTGGGACCCGGTGGAGAACGCCTCCCTGATGCCGTGGCTGGCCGGCACCGCGCTGCTGCATTCGGCCGTGGTGATGGAAAAGCGCAACGCGCTGAAGGTCTGGACCATCCTTCTCGCGATCCTGACCTTCTCGCTGTCGCTGCTCGGCACCTTCCTGGTGCGTTCCGGCGTGCTCACCTCGGTGCATGCCTTCGCCACTGATCCCACCCGCGGCGTGTTCATCCTGTTGATCCTGTGCATCTTCATCGGCGGCAGCCTGACGCTGTACATGTGGCGGGCCTCGGCGCTGAAGCAGGGCGGGCTGTTCGCGCCGATCTCGCGCGAGGGCGCGCTGGTGCTCAACAACCTGTTCCTCACCACCGCCTGCGCTACCGTCTTCGTCGGCACGCTGTATCCGCTGGCGCTCGAAGTGCTCACCGGCGACAAGATCTCGGTGGGTGCGCCGTTCTTCAACCTGACCTTCGGGCCGCTGTTCGTGCCCCTGCTGCTGGCGGTGCCGTTCGGGCCGCTGCTGGCATGGAAGCGCGGTGACATCAAAGGCGCGGCGCAGCGGTTGATGGCCGCCGGCGTCGCTGCCCTGGTCGCCGTCGCGCTGCTGTGGGCCTGGACCAAAGGCGGCGCGGCGCTGGCGCCGCTGGCCATCGGCCTTGCGGTGTTCGTCATCGGCGGCGCCATCACCGACCTTGTCGAGCGCACCCAACTGTTCCGCGCGCCGTTCGGTACCGCCATGCGCCGCGCCCGCGGCCTGCCGCGCTCGACCTGGGGCACTGCTTTCGCGCATGCCGGCGTCGGCGTGGCGCTGATCGGCATCGTCTGCGAGACCACCTGGAACAGCGAATATATCGGCACCATGAAGCCGAATGAGGTCGCCAAGATCGCGGGATACGAACTCAGGCTCGACGACGTCACGCAGCGCCAGGGGCCGAATTTCCGCGAGATGATCGCCACCTTCGGCGTCAGCCAAGGCGGCGACAAGCTCAGCGTGATGACGCCGTCGAAGCGCAACTTCACCACGCGGCAGTCGTCGACCACCGAAGCGGCCCTGCTGTCGCGCGGCTTCAGCCAGCTCTACATCTCGCTCGGCGACACCGCGCCGGATGGCGGCATCGCGGTGCGGATTTATCACAAGCCGATGGTGCTGCTGATCTGGTTCGGCCCGGTGCTGATGGCGTTCGGCGGGTTGCTGTCGCTGTCCGACCGACGTTTGCGCGTCGGCGCACCGAAGCCGGCCAAGGTCCCGCGCGCGCTGCAGGCAGCGGAATGA
- a CDS encoding amidohydrolase family protein — translation MTSPTPGMSPKPCPGPDRHPKRPAFVMPPGACDTHVHVFGPQATFPFSDQRSYTPEDCTCDDLMQLHATLGIDRAVIVHGGAHGTDNRATLSALRSHPTRLRGVAVIASGLSPGELEDLHRAGMRGCRMSTVVSGGASFAHLRGLAEETFDLGWHLVLHFNKATELVDVAPQLLTVRSPFVLDHLARISAAEGVDSEPFRTLLRLLDTDRCWIKLASLYRLSAEPYPHRDMLPMIHRVIEARPDRIIWGSNWPHPICPVPMPNDGDLVDLIPLWIPDEATQQRVLVDNPAALYGFDSNG, via the coding sequence ATGACGTCACCCACGCCCGGCATGTCGCCGAAGCCCTGCCCCGGTCCGGACCGCCATCCGAAACGACCGGCGTTCGTCATGCCGCCCGGCGCCTGCGACACCCACGTCCACGTGTTCGGCCCACAGGCAACCTTCCCTTTCAGCGACCAGCGCAGCTACACGCCGGAAGACTGCACCTGCGACGACCTGATGCAGCTCCACGCGACACTGGGGATCGACCGCGCGGTCATCGTGCATGGCGGCGCGCATGGCACCGACAATCGGGCAACCCTCTCCGCGCTGCGTTCCCATCCGACCCGGCTGCGCGGCGTCGCCGTGATCGCCTCCGGCCTCTCGCCGGGCGAACTGGAAGACCTGCACCGCGCCGGAATGCGTGGCTGTCGCATGTCGACAGTGGTGAGCGGGGGTGCGTCGTTCGCGCATCTGCGCGGGCTGGCGGAGGAAACCTTCGATCTCGGCTGGCATCTGGTGCTGCATTTCAACAAGGCGACCGAACTGGTCGACGTGGCGCCGCAGCTGTTGACGGTGCGCAGCCCGTTCGTGCTCGATCACCTCGCGCGCATCAGCGCCGCGGAAGGCGTCGATTCCGAACCGTTCCGGACGCTGCTGCGGCTGCTCGATACCGATCGATGCTGGATCAAGCTCGCCAGTCTCTACCGCCTCTCCGCCGAGCCCTATCCGCATCGCGACATGCTGCCGATGATCCACCGCGTGATCGAGGCCCGGCCTGATCGGATCATCTGGGGCAGCAACTGGCCGCACCCCATCTGCCCCGTGCCCATGCCCAACGACGGCGACTTGGTCGATCTGATCCCGCTGTGGATTCCCGACGAGGCTACGCAACAGCGCGTCCTGGTGGACAATCCCGCCGCGCTCTATGGTTTCGACAGCAACGGGTGA